The genomic window ACAAACTACTCTCTAAGTTAGGATCAGTTTATATTTCGCTAAATAACAAGAGCTGCATATTGGGATTGAAAGACccctttgattttttgtgtaaGTCAATTCGGACGTATACAGTACGCTGTCTCGTACCGTCTCGTACTACATGTATTTATGTGTAGAGGAGATATATTTATCTGCCAttgtgtcacgtgatattcGATCCTCATCAACAAAGCACGGAGCATAGACGCTTTCTCCTTCTGTCGTGTACACGGCGTCCCGCCAATGTCTAGCCAAACTATTGTGCTGCGGTAAGCCACCGTCGATCGCCTCGCAAGTCAAAGTCGTTGTCTCCGTAGGTTAGAACTCGCAAACCGGCTAAAAGAAGACGCGCGTTGGTCAATGGCGCTGGTAAGGGAGACAGAAACGTCAAGGCTATTGACATTATCGCAGTGGATGAAGTAGACTCACTAGGTTTAGAATTTCACGTCATCAGGACACTGCTGCTCGAAGCATCTAAGctttcaaacgttttttcAAGCGTCTACGAACGTCCATACGCACCAACGTTATCTCTACCACCAAAAGGCAATGTCAAGTCGTGAAGAATATAGGATCTATGCGTGGACGGTCTCTCTGAATCAATCGGTTCTGTCTTGACTACATTGGCTCTCATTTTCTTAGTGAAAAAGCGACAGCGGTCGTCTTGTTATCCGTAGCAGTACCAAGTGTGACAAAAAAGGTATTAGTATTCAACTTATGCAATATGTCAATTAAGTATTTTTGATTAGATAATTGTGAACGGCTTGAAACTCAAGTACACGACATCACTTATCATTTTGGAGATTTTTACGCCTAGCGCTCAGAAATTTAGGCAGCATTCTTTTACGGTTGCAAGGGATTTTTATCAGTAGAAACGGTTTTACGCAAAGAGACGAGGAATCTTATGATAGTAAGTTtaatctttttcaatttaccTAATTTCATTACTCGTTTAGCTAATTCAATTTGCTCCAAACAATATTAAGCGCGCCTGCGCACATTCACCTGAATCGATTGCCCCGCTGTTCCACTGGTATTTTCTGGACAGTTTTACAGAGCGTGAGAACCTTTTACTTACCAGCTCGTTTTTGACCGAGGTATCGCAGGTTGCAGGAACTGATTTCCGACCTTCAAGGAGCGGGCCCGCCGCGTATAGTAGCGGAAACGGCTTACTTCCTGTAGCAGTACTACTGTTTCCAGCTGACTGCATGACACTATGGACTACATCCTGCTTCTCATGATCTACGTGGCAGTGCAAAGACTCGGAGGTTTGATTTTAGTTACTGCACAGTAGTATATAGCCACAAGCAGGCGTTGACCGCAAAGTACACAAAAGAGTCCCCAAAGGTGCTTTTGTACGCAGACGCACAGTCACGTCGATGAGTCTCCCGTTTTTACAAAGCAATAGCGTTGCCCGCCTTCTCCCCTATTGTTGCTCACGCCACTATTTACACGTAGGAGCAACGGTGCGGCTAGCTTTGACATCGAATCCTTTGCCCACGCCTGGTCAAAATGCCACATTTTTATGCTCTGTGACCGGTTCTGGTACTATAATTCGCTGGGAAAAAGACAATACGGTGCTCAATCTAACGAACCCTCGCTACGTATCAACACAAAAACTGTCATCTCTTGACATCCTGTCTTTGGTGAAAACAGATTCCGGAATGTATCAATGTGTCGCTATGGTTAGCGGAATAGAAGAGAGCGACTTCTTCTATCTTGATGTATTAGGTGAAGACCGTCTAGTAGAATCTCTATAAATGAGACTGACTTTGCTTTTAGTGAACCCGGAAATTTCTTATAAGCCGCTCACTGTCGCAACGGAAGGTGAGTCAGTCACTCTCGGTTGTCCATGTCAATACTTCACCAAAATGAGTTGGACGTTTAATGGAGTTAACGTCAGTTATAAACCGGGCTATAGTTTGAAccaagagaagacgaaccTGACGATAAATCGAGTATCTCGAGTGCACGCTGGGCAATACGTTTGTACTGCTGTCAACTACAATCAACATTATACGGCGACGGGTACACCCTCTCTGGTAGTCTACTGTGCGTATATAAAGCTGGTCACCTAAAAGAACGTCTTATTAGTTTGTGGCATTTTTTGCAGATGCTGCCACTGCCGTTCTTCGTGGTTCGGTAAACGGAACCGCTATCGAAGGCGATGATGTGAACTTTTACTGCAATGCATCTGGACTTCCCACGCCACGAATAGAGTGGAAGAAAAATGATATGCTCGTTTCAGAGTTGGGAAGCAGTCGGTATGAAATCAGGTTAGACGGAAAAGTTCTATCGATCTCGAGCGTCCAGACGAGCGATACGAGCAACTACACTTGCTCTGTCTACAATAGCGTAGGTGGAACGTCTAAGTTTCTGCGATTAACCGTAGAAGGTATAGAGAACGCTTGAAATATGAAATGAAACTAAGACAAGTTTATCCAGGACCCCCATCCCCGCCAAAGCTCTTGAAGGCTAACATAACTATCAATGCCAATTCTATTAGAATGTACGTCAATTGGACTGTTCCCTTCAATGGGAATAGTGCCATAAAGGGGTATACATTGCACTATCGACAAAAAGGAGACGCCTTTTGGCATATAATGCTGGTACACAGCTCCCAAGTCTCTGCCACTGTGCCTATACCTATCAACTTATCTGACTTGAGAGATTTTGAGTTCTACGTTACAGCTGCCAATCGCCACGGATCGTCTGAAGAATCGGCTATTCTTCAAGTATCTGCGAATAGTTTTATTGTCGTTGCAACACCAAGTTCGTCGTCAGAACCAACAGGCAATAAAACTACTGTATGGAAACGGATACTAGCTATCAGTCATatgttttagaaaaagaaaaagaaggttTCTCAGATTCGGACATTGTCATTGTCGTTGCCGTTTCTGGTTTTACAGTTTGTATCTTGACTACAGCTGCTCTAATTATTATGTTGGTTTATAGACGACAGCGTTGGGCTCTTTATCATCCACGTGAGCCAAATGGAACGGTACAAATACTTCGGGTCAGATCTTCCCTATCAGAATCTTCGACTGCAAGCGAAACCCAAGTATGACTCTAGTATTAAAAGTTTGTATGGTTTGTTGCATATGACTCAGAGGTACTGCGGTTGGTTTAGTTACGTCTGCCAATAACTGTAGTCCGAAACCTAGGTAATAGTTTCAGGATACTACTACAGTAGTAGTAGGAAATTAAAATAGATTTAGATCTCGCGGAATACTCTGTACCCACGGTGACCCACCAATTAAGTCCTCCCACCCTCTTTGGACCTCGCTCCCCCGGATGTTACCGATCCTCAGATCGGTAACATCCGGgggagagagggtctggaaccGAGGCTACTTAGGCAGTAACTGCGCAGTCTCAACACTCACTCCCTACGGACAGAAGGAAACTCAGCTCGGAGGAACTGTCTGAGATAGCCGTGGGTGTCGAAAAAAGATGAGGTATTACTTGTAGGAGGCCCAGCCTTTATTTTCACGCCGTGAGAAAAGGGTGGGTCCCACGTGGTGCATGAGTTTACCTGAAGCGTTGGGTACAATCGATATTATGCGACTTGATACCACTCAAACTGTACAAGAGTACCTGCGAGTACACGCTGAACCGAGAGAGCCTTGAGGAAGGAAAAGCATGCTTTGTTTATCTTTCGATATGGTTGGCGCGGTTTGTTTGACCTCTGCGTCATCCATACCCCCCGTGCACATACCATACGTGTACTGCATACCAGACTATAGAAGAGCTTTGTTCCAGCCTTTGCGATTCAAAAGAACCCCGAAAGTGCAAGGCCTTCAGTGGTGTCAGCTTTCTGCTACTACTCAGCCTACTGCAACTTCAAGTCGCTACAGCAGGTGAAATGTGCGGTTTAGCTAATAGATGCATGTCGTCACGCTTTCACGTGATGCAGCCGccaacggcgtcgtcaaggtACAAACTTTCCGTGCCGTCAGTAGCTACAGCAGCACCGTCGCGTCGTGCTACAAGCAAGGCGTTTATCCAAACTTGAGCGTCTCCTGGAAGAAAGATGGTCGTcacatcgacgtcgctgctgacaaacgtttctcgtcgagtGTGAAAATAAGGCCGGGGTCTTCGACTCACTTCTACCTTGAGTTCAAGCCGGCGTTGAGCAGCGACAATAACACAGTCATTACATGTCAGCCggacggcgaaaaagaaagcgagtcGGCTCGTTTGATCGTGTACGGTACGGAGAACTGTCATCATACAGATATGTATATATAGCATCAATGACGTAATTGTTTTAGACTCTGCTCCGATAGTTGAAGCCATTGGAGATGGTTTTGTTACACTACAGGAAAGGAAAATTCTTTATTTCGTCCTCAAGTTCGAATAGATTTCCAGGGAGGACGGCTCAACCTGATGTACTTTCAAAATGGAAGTTCCAGCCAACACCAGTTGATGGTGTTTATGGGACAAAAGACGTGCTATTGACCCCCATTAGAGTTGACGCTACGATGAACGGTCCTCTATCTATCATCGTTTATATGGACGGTTTTCGTTTCACTTACAATATTTTTCGTTTGATCGTTGTCAATCAAACCGCTACTGCAGCGttctcttcatcttcacCTTCATCACGTAAGTCTTAGATTGttataataaattttttctaatttaataattaatgacAGATGACGGTGACCCTACTACAAAGTCTATTGGTGATAGTGGCAGCAAAGACAGCAGTAGCAGTGCAAAAAATACGACTCCAGCAATGACTCTGAGTCCTCCAGGTTCTACGTCAACGAGTCCTACGTTAACGAGTCCTATGTCAACAAGTGCAAGACCGAGTGACGCAAGCAGTTTTGCAAAATTACCCAACAACGGTAAGTCCCTACGGATATTCATGCTGTTGTCTCTAAAAGTATGATTTAGTTCATTCTAGTCGTGTGCCTTTTACATCAAAATCTTTGAATGACAATAGTAATCAGAATACGCGTATTTATCACTATATTGCTATacgttttatttatttttaggcaaGTCCTCACGGGAAGTCATTGCTGGCTCCATTTCCGGAGCTGTTTTCCTTCTTGCTATCCTCGTAGTGGCGTTGGTATTAATTCATGCTAAATCAAGAATCAAAATGGCAGGCTCGGTTGGAGGCAAATCGCTGCgcacgtgacggcggcggtgtgCCTACTCAGGCTGCTGATATACCGTGGCCTATGGAGGCTATACAAGACAATATCATACACGAAATACAAAGAGACGGAAACGCGACAAGAGTAGGTTTCTTTTTGGGCTGTTTGCGGCAATTATTTATGATACGTTACAGGCGTTAATGAGCCAACAGAAGCCTCAGCCTcttgaaagagagaaagaacgtGCCGAGACGGTGGTTTAAGAGTAGAAGCCTGCTGTATGTTTTGAATGTGCCACTCTGCCGCTTTCGTTATCCGGGCCTCACTCCCAGCTTCACGAATCTTCTTtgacttcttcaaaaacacgGAACAGTGAACGGAACAACGGTGAGAATGCGATTCGAGCGCGCCGCgatcgaacgttcgaacgtgtTCGAACGTCCAAAGGGGTTCGAACGTGCATTCGTCGCGATACGGTTTCCCTTCTCTACCGTCGATCGCCTTGCATTGCAGTCAACGTCGTTGTCTCCGTCATCTACGCCCGATGGGGGAGTGCGAGAGAGACAAGAGACAAGTAAGGTCCTGTGGTAGCAGGTTATATCTcacgcgtcgtctcgctttgAAGAAGCGTCACACGCACTTGATAAGCAGCATGGTGGTGCCCCGCCGCCGTATGACTCATACAGGCGACGCTGCCGCAGTCATTATCTACCGAAGTCGATCGCAAAAAAACTGCTTGAAGCTAATCTTCTCCACGACCGTGTCAAACTCTGGTCATATAGCAGTCGGCTCCTACAAAGACTTGCgccacgccgtcgtcttcatgGAAGAATTATCACTGGGAAAGAACACGATTTCCATTGAATTTGTATCATGGACGTCATTGCATGCCTAGACAATGTAAGCAATACTGTAATTTTATCTCCCCTGCCATTTTGGCCTCCATAATTAATTCTTTGGCCTCTCCTCTCCCCTCTCCAACACTAGaattttgctttctttgctttctttgctAAAGAGAAACTGACCGCAACCATGGAACTGTTGAAAATAGATGCACCAGGTATTTATTGGTGCTCTCTTTTCAtccgtcttttttcctttgtaGGCACATTCGTGAAGCATTTCGATGTCGTCATTCACCtctgggccccgaggtgactaaacAAAACCGGCTCAACTCTTAAGCCAGAGAGGTGAAACGTGGCTTGAACGCAGGGGATTCCatcccctactccagtggcatgagtgataaactgccaccccacttgggcaagacgcggtgggttacaatagcggtccccctggaTTCAGGCCGGCAGCACTCACATCCGAGTGCTGTcggtcccaggcgtccgagccgggagactaaacaggctcAAACTCCGAGGGGGGAGTAGCGAGGTTGACCCCCATCCACCCGAGGGTGGACACaggaaaagacaaaagaccTCTGTGCAAATTTTTTCGTACttccggtttacttccggcttttatttaataaaattattatgTCGTCTACGTGTTTTACGTTTACAACGCGTTTCGACACGTGCGCGCGAGACCTCTTGCCAAGCGtcccggagcagtttttaAAATCTAATGGgagggtcatgctcaggacccttCTCATGCTCATGGCTACTACAACTATAAAAAATCATCTTTATAAACACAAAAAAATCTTTCAAAAACTCTTCTCAAGCCACAAGAGAGTGAAGTGAAATATCATCTCTAAATTTGTATCTGAGAAGCAACATTCAATGACACGTACGTCCTAAAGGTTTCTTTACCTGTCGTGATTGGGGAGACACTTTAttggctggctggctggccGAAGTGATCCAGATTCACCGCTTGGCCGTCGTTCCTCTCATAGATATACTCCGCCCAAAGAGAAGAGTACTTCGTTGAGACTTCTCTTATAATACGTTCACTTGTCGTTGAGAATTTGACTTGATAGCAACGCGACTGGGAccgagagcgacgtcgaaaacatTGACAATCGCACTCCCGTCAATGGGATCAACCCTCGCATCGCACGAAGCTAGAGACTGTATAAGACGATCGTCTATAGGTAAAGTCTGAGCACACTTGCCTCTGCGCATAAGGGTTCGCTAAACACACAGTAGCTAACCGGTATCGATTCCGGAAATCCTTTCAGCAACCCGACTATCTGCGTCACAGTACTCTCTACAAGAACAACGTACGCACAAAAAGCAAAATAAGTCTAATTATCTTACCCAACATCGCTAGCGAATTGACGCAACTCACTGGTAGACACGAACCCATCACGATTCACGTCAATGGCATCAAAAACCAACTGCATCTGCCGTACATCATCCGCATTCAAATTTTCAGACAGACTCCTAGTAGAAAAACGTAGTCCTAGCAAAATAAGATCAACTGCCGAATGACGTACCGTCGCAACGTAGACTGTTTTGTCTGTTTCATAGCCGCCATAAACTCTTCAACTTCGGCCTTCCGTGTCCTTACTCACGACGCCGctgcgccgtcgacgagccggCTCAACTGCATCGTCATCCGCGACGACTTCATCTTCTGGAATAACAGGACTCGTTTCCACGTCCCTCGCAGTGGCTGCGAGTCGCGAACGCGATGTCTGCTTCAGCATGCACGCCAAACCGACTGAAACAAGACTCCAAATAATAATACAAGAAAGACACATTTTCCAACCTACCCAACGACTTTTTGCCAACGTCGAAGAGTCTGCCAGCCCGGGTGAACGTCGCTGGACGCGTCTCTCGCCACGGCAGACTGAAATTTGGCGCTACttcgacgccgctttcgttcCAAATGAACAGACATGAATCGTTCCGACGGTTCCCGCGGCAGAGCGGCGAGGACCTCGTCTCTCTAAGCATCACTGGTATAGCCGAAGCGAggatttctcgtcgatctttctcgtcggcggagGAGAATCGTTTGACCTTGAAAACCAACGTTGAATTCGTATTAGATATTAGGAGTTTAGGATTATCTACCTGCATGTCGTCCTTTGTAAGTCGTACGACGGCTGCCCACGTTGTCGTACATTGCGCAATAGTTGGGAGCTGAAAAGACGGTTGTGACGAGAGGAAAagggaattttttcttgcgCGTTGCGGCGAAATGATAGCCGACGCCCTatgaaaaaaagagactCAGCTAGACTTCTCCCCCAGTGCGAGTCTCTTACATTTTCAATGCACTGGTGAGCTCTTATGATGCCCGTTAGAGAATTTTCGCCTAAGAATACTCGCAAGGCTTCGTAGCCGTACAAGTAGGAACAGCCGCGCGGCGGATTTGGCAAAAAATCAAGCTCAAGAAACTATAGCCAGAAAaccgatttaattaataattacaAAAGAATTTCATATAACGACTTACTTCCTGATAGTCTTTATCATTAAAAGTTTCCGTAACTTCCTCATTAAAAGGATCCAACCAGAGCAGATCGCAGAACAAGCCGGTAAGAGGAGGCTCCCCAAATCGATCCAGCGCTCGAATATCGTCAACAGAATGCAAATGAGGacctacaagaaaaaataataaatagacaTAGTAGGAATTCTAATACGTGCACTCACTTATTCCACCATGCAAACAGAGCCATATCCCAATGACGTAGCGAGACAAGCAATAGGTAGACAATCAAAACACGCCATAAACGATCATGCAGGCGAACGAATTGGGACTGCGATCGACGTAGTCgccgaggaagagaaacgtcgagTTGTTTCGCGGCTCGCTTTGAGACCGGATTGGGAAGACGGCGCGTTTGGGACGGCGTTTTCGGTGTGTCGTGCAGGAGACCGCCGCCGGCGGTACGAAACAATTTAATCAGATCTAAAAATTGGCCGTGAACGTCAccacaaatctaaaaataaataaattgaaatATAATCCTCCATCCGCCCACATGTATAATAGGACTAGCATTAAGGTTCTAAGGTACGGTACCCCTATAGGAAGTCTTATATCTACGTATGTTGTACCGTCACTGGTGCGTCGAGTTCGAGCACATTCGGCTCGCTTTTCACGGCTTCTTCAGCTTCGGCGATTATAGCAAAAAcaatcgattcgtcgatgaGCTTCGCCTAATAGAAATCCATggcggggggggggggggggggggagggggctTAGGCTAATCGGGTTGCTATGAGCGAGTTTCGcgagtttcttcgtcgaatgcACGCGCGATTGGCCCCAAGCGCTTGTCTGTTTCGCTTCGGGGTGGTTTCGTTATGAGGTTTTACCGTTTCGATGCGGGGATCGATCGCAGACGTGAGTGCGGCGTCTTtttgcgtcgattcgtttcgcTACCGCGTTGACGAGCGTCGCCTAGATGTCTTCGAGTCGTACGCGCCGGTCGAGAATGTCCGTCTTCTCCATAAGAACGAGTCGCGGAAATACGCCTTGATACGGGCACTCGGACGAATGCACGATAAACATTTGATCAAAACATACGTGTCGATGTGAAAAGAGAGCAAACGAACATCGATaatggaaagaaaacgaaggaccACGAGGAGCCGCCATTGTTCAGGCGCCAATTTCGACCACGGTACGTCACCGTAAAGAACACGTGAAAAATTGGCGCGAATTTTCTCGACGAACCAGCGACTTGTTGCCCCGGTGAATTCAAGACAATGCCGTCATCAACGGATATTGCATAACGATTGCATCAGCTTTCGTATAAAAGCGGCTGCACGCGGCGCACAGCTTCAGTTCTGGCTAGGTGGGGAAAGCCTAAAGGGCGGAACCCTGGaagtcgtcggcgttgggaAAGCCATGGTCATGTCAACATCAAACGTGCTCAGCCGGTTGCCAATCCTTGCTGAAGCTGTAAGGTGCAGTGGATGAGCGTCGCGCGAGTTCTTCTCGTGGCGCGCGATTGGCACTGGGAATGTCATAAAAGGTCCGTTGGATGGCTTGGGTCGCGAAGTCTGGCGTCCGCGTTATACCGAGTTGGCGTCAGGCTCAGATCAGTTCACTTTcccgccaaagaaac from Oscarella lobularis chromosome 1, ooOscLobu1.1, whole genome shotgun sequence includes these protein-coding regions:
- the LOC136197446 gene encoding immunoglobulin superfamily DCC subclass member 3-like isoform X2, whose protein sequence is MDYILLLMIYVAVQRLGGATVRLALTSNPLPTPGQNATFLCSVTGSGTIIRWEKDNTVLNLTNPRYVSTQKLSSLDILSLVKTDSGMYQCVAMVSGIEESDFFYLDVLVNPEISYKPLTVATEGESVTLGCPCQYFTKMSWTFNGVNVSYKPGYSLNQEKTNLTINRVSRVHAGQYVCTAVNYNQHYTATGTPSLVVYYAATAVLRGSVNGTAIEGDDVNFYCNASGLPTPRIEWKKNDMLVSELGSSRYEIRLDGKVLSISSVQTSDTSNYTCSVYNSVGGTSKFLRLTVEGPPSPPKLLKANITINANSIRMYVNWTVPFNGNSAIKGYTLHYRQKGDAFWHIMLVHSSQVSATVPIPINLSDLRDFEFYVTAANRHGSSEESAILQVSANSFIVVATPSSSSEPTEKEKEGFSDSDIVIVVAVSDDSVGLFIIHVSQMERYKYFGSDLPYQNLRLQAKPKQ
- the LOC136197446 gene encoding immunoglobulin superfamily DCC subclass member 3-like isoform X1; this encodes MDYILLLMIYVAVQRLGGATVRLALTSNPLPTPGQNATFLCSVTGSGTIIRWEKDNTVLNLTNPRYVSTQKLSSLDILSLVKTDSGMYQCVAMVSGIEESDFFYLDVLVNPEISYKPLTVATEGESVTLGCPCQYFTKMSWTFNGVNVSYKPGYSLNQEKTNLTINRVSRVHAGQYVCTAVNYNQHYTATGTPSLVVYYAATAVLRGSVNGTAIEGDDVNFYCNASGLPTPRIEWKKNDMLVSELGSSRYEIRLDGKVLSISSVQTSDTSNYTCSVYNSVGGTSKFLRLTVEGPPSPPKLLKANITINANSIRMYVNWTVPFNGNSAIKGYTLHYRQKGDAFWHIMLVHSSQVSATVPIPINLSDLRDFEFYVTAANRHGSSEESAILQVSANSFIVVATPSSSSEPTEKEKEGFSDSDIVIVVAVSDDSVGLFIIHVSQMERYKYFGSDLPYQNLRLQAKPKYDSSIKSLYGLLHMTQRYCGWFSYVCQ